The DNA segment TGGTCTCTGGGCATCCTGGCGCTGCCGAAGtcatctccttcttcccctcctgtCTGCTGTCCTCAAGTGCCAGAAGTCGAGCCTcctcttgctgttttttctcctcGAAGTCTCGGAGCCAGGAGAGGGCCCCACAGATAAGACTCAGAGATTTGCCCtgccacagaaaacagatgGGATGAGGCTTCTGTAGCTGGAGCACAGCTGTCACCCACACACATACTGTCAGGTCCCTCTACAGAGATGATCCACtctcagaatcacaggatcacagaatggttgggtctggaagagacctctggaggtcatccagtccaacctggCCGCTAAATCAGGTTCACTTACAggaggttgcacaggaacacatcTAGGTGGGTGTTGTGGTTTGAGATgaattagagtcagttttgtgactaactcagttgtTCTAAGTAACTCCATTCTCTGAAAGctcactgcatgtttttgagacaatGTTCTTCactagaagtgataacacagggcattggtacgcaaaaaggccaatgcttatattTATCTCTAGTGTAACCAAAGCCATCCTTGAGATGGCGGAAACAGGGCCACGGAGGGGCAGACAGgccaggtgaccccaaactgatcGACAGAACATTCCATGCCATACACATCATATTTGGTATAAAACAGAGAACATGAGGGTCTGCCTTCTTCTGCAGCGgccaacatccagtgaggaccacgtctgtctgtttgccctgATCCCAGATATCCAGAGACAAGAATCcaccacgtccctgggcagcctgttccagtgctccatcaccctcacaatAAAGTGGTTTGTCCCCACGTCCAGGTGGAACTTCTGTGTTCCAGCttatgcccattgccccttgtcctgctCCTGGGCCTcgctgaaaagagcctggctccatcctcaGTGACAGCCCCTTCTGAGCGAGACCAGGAAGGGGACTGGGACCAGGAGCAGGACTAAGATCGAGACTGGGACCAGGACTATGACCAGGATCAGGATCGGGATCAGGACCGGGACTGAGATCTGGACCGGGATTGGGATCAGGGTTGGGATTGAGGTTGGGACCAGGACTGGGACCGGGATCGAGATTGGGACCAGAACCGGGGTGGAGATCAGGACCGGGGTCAGGATCAGGACGGGAATCAGGACCGAAAGTGGGACCaggaccgggaccgggaccgggatCCCGGAACCGGGACCGTACCCATCCctcccctcagagcccccctcTCCCACCCGGCTCACCGTGCCCGTGGGACTCTCGAAGATCCCGACCCGGCCGGCCTCCAGCGCGCCGTACAGCGCGGCCATGAACCGCTCCTGGATGCGGTACGGGGCGTAGGGGAAGGGGAACCGACCGCCTTCCATCTCCCCCTTCATCTCCCCCTCCATCATCCCGCCGCCGCTTCGAACTCAGCGCcgcgcgcgccccgccccgccccgcccgctcCAGCCCGACCGGAAGGGGCGGTGGCAGCGCGGAACCGCGGGGAACCGCGCGGAAccggggggggaagggggagggggaggcggCTGGGGAGCGACTcgggggctgagggggagggacacacagacagacagacagacaggctgCTTGGAGCTGGGGTGATATACAGtgtcacacacacagacagacagacagacagacacacacacacacacacacgcaggGGTGACACACACATagagacacagacagacagactggCTCCTTGGAGCAGggtttacacacacacacacacacacacacagacagactgGCTCCTCAGAGCTGGGgtgacagacagacagacagacagactccTCAGAGCTGGGgtgacacacagagaaacagacagacagactggCTCCTTGCAGCAGGGGTGACACACACAAagagacacagacagacagactggCTCCTCAGAGCTGGGgtgacacacagacagacagacagacagactggCTCCTCAGAGCAGgggacacagacacagacagactGACTCCTTGGAGCAGGGttgacacacagacacagacagacagacagactggCTCCTCAGAGCTGAGGTGACACAGACCGGCTCCTTGCAGCAGGGgtgacacacacagacacagagaagtTCCTCAGAGCAggggacacagacacacacagacagacagaccgGCTCCTTGGAGCAAGGGTGGCACACAGAGTCACACAATgtagacacacagacagacagacagactggTTCCTTGGAGCAGGGATGACACAGACAGACTGGCTTCTTAGAGTAGgggtcacacacacacacagacagtcTCCTCAGAGTGGGGatgacacagacagacagacagacagaccaGTTCCTCAGAGTAAGCgtgacacagacacagaaacaaCACAGACTGACAGCCAGACCGGCTCCCTGGAGCAGGAGTGATGCAcacagtcacacacacacatagagaCACAGActgtctcctcagagctggtgtaacacacacagacagacagaccaGTTCCTCAGAGCACAGGctacagacacacagacacaacaTAAAGACAGACATATGGACCAGCTCCTTGGAACAGGGGTGACGCACACagtcacacacaaacacagacagacagacagactggCTCCTCAGAGCAGGGGTGACACACAGACAGGCACCCTCCATTTACAATGGCCCTTTCTTCATACGcaagaacagaaaactgaattatacagagaaaaaaaaggtttatttaaGATGGAAACACATAGCTAGTAATAAACATAGCAACAGTATAGAGGAGGCTTATGTAAAATACAGTCATTAGCATAgtaataaatgcaaatacagtAATGCTAACTGTTAACACTGAGCTTCATATGTTAATACTTCACAAATAACAGTGGGCTAAAGAACATCCGTTATAGAAAGGACTACAAAACTGCAAACAGCCTCTGGACCGCCTGCAGGAATTCATCATGTACAGGCTCAGACTACGGCATCTTGGGGTGGGGGGATATTTTTTTGGTTAAATAAGGTAAGGCCACATTTTTGCCCATGTTTGTTGCTGTCCCAAGTTGGCAGGTGTATCATACTAGAGAGGGCAAATTTAGGAGAAGCTCCCTCAAACTTGTAATGGGCCGTGTTCCAACTGGAAATGCTTGTGCATCCATGTTTTCTGGGAACAGCCATGTCAGTTTTACGTTCCTCAGGTGTTATGTCAGCCAGGCTTTGCATGATGAGGTAGGAATTCTTTGTCCCATGTAACatttgggaaagagaaagaaaagacaaatagatTGGAGTTCAGCTCTAGAACCTCAGGCTCAAAAGATTTGGAATCACCTTGTCAAACACTGGGTAAACGTACTGCACTCATGAAAAATAATGGCAGTTAATAATAAGAGAGTTCCTAAGACTACTGCAGTGTCTAACAAGCCAAAGTTTTGAGGCAGAACCAACCTGGaactttttgtttcagtcttcaCTTTTAGTTGAGAAGTTATTTTACAGGCCTGATTCTCCCAGTTCTTACTCTACTGTATATTCACAGTCCACAACTCTCCTAGAAGCTGGTGCCCCTTCCTCAGGCTCTCAGCACTCTTACTAAACAACCAGTGCTTGGCTCTCAGGATTAACTCCTTGTTTCCAGATCTCCTAGTGGGTTTTGTGCCATTGGGGTTAAGCATCTTGCCCTGACACCAGAGTTACTATTTCTCCAATCAGTCTCTTCCCACTGTGGTTCTCATCACTCACCTTTTTCAGGCACTCTCAAACACTGCTATTGATTCCTGCTCCGAACATCTGCTCCAGCCCTATGGCAGAAGTGAGCATTCTCCTACCCACCGTACACTTATAAGGTTTCTTGGCCACATGGATTTTCATATGCACTTTAAGCGCTGAGCTTTTCCGGAAGCTTTTCCCACACTCACCACACTGGTAGGGCTTGGCTCCTGCATGGATCCTCAGGTGGGCACCGAGGGCTGAGCTGTGCCTGAACATTTTTCCACACTCCTCGCACTTGTAGGGTCTCTCCCCACTGTGGATCCTCAGATGCACGTTGAGAGCTGAGCTCCGGCAGAAGCTGTCCCCGCACTCCACACAGATGTAGGGCCGCTCCTCGGCATGCGTGGTCTGGTGCTTGGCCAGAGCGGAGTGGTTGCTGCACCTCCGGCCACACTTGGCACACTGGTAGGGATTGGGCAGGAGGCTGCTGTGGTACATCGGCAAGGCCTTCCCCCCATGGATCCGCCGATGAGTGGTGAGTGCCGAGCtctggctgaagctcttccCGCACACAGGGCACTTGTAGGGCTTCTCCCCCGTGTGTGTTCGCATGTGGGTCACCAGCGAGGAGCTCTGCCGGAAGGTTTTCCCACACTCAGTGCATTCATATGGTTTCTCTCCTGTGTGGATCCTCTGATGCCGAATGATGGCTGAGCTGTCCCGGAAATGCTTCCCGCACTCCTTGCACTTGTGGGGCTTCTCTCCAGTGTGGACTCTGCGGTGTATGATCAAAGAGGAGCGGTCACTGAAGCTTTTCTCACACCGGGGGCAGTTAAAGGGTTTCTCACCCTTGTGACTTCGCTGGTGGACAATGAGATGCGAattctggctgaagctcttccCACATTCATTGCACTGGTAGTGCCTTTCTCCCGTGTGGGTCCGCTGGTGCCTGATCACATTGGACCTCTGGCTGAAGGTCTTTTCACACTCATTGCACTGATAGGGTTTCTCGCCAGTGTGGATCCGCTGGTGTTTGATCAGGTCCGAGTTGCGGGTGAAGCTCTTCCCACATTCGGAGCAGATGAAGGGTTTCTCTGCCAGGTGGATCCTCTGGTGCTGGCTCAGGTATGAGCTCCGGCTGAAGCTCTTCCCACACTCAGGACACTCGTAGGTTTTCTCAACCACCTGCTGAATCCAAATGGCACTGTTCCCACACACGGGTAGTTCTGGCTTTTCCCCTGCAAGGATAACATTACTGATGTGGGCTCTACCACTGTCCTCACGGTCCCAGGCTTCCATCCCACAGGGAGGTACCATTCCCCCTTTCTCTCCAAAAGGTGTCTCCACCTCACTTTCTGTCTCCAGCTTCTGCTTGTGGTCACGCCTTTGATTGGCATCCTGGAGGGTATTCCCTGTGAGCTTTCTGGAGGGGAACAGATGCAGTTCAGCTCTTGAAGGACTTTGCTGATGAAGCTTGCCTCTCTGATTGTCGCTCATGGTCCTGCCACCTGCTGGAGTGAACAGAGGAACTAGCAATGAATAACCCAACCCTGCTTCTCTGAGGGAGAAGCCCAAACAGGGCAACTGCAGAGACCTGCTGCCTGTCAGCCAGCATTTGACAACAGTGCAGGAGCCAGCCCCTCGTCATCTTCTCTGGGCAGTAAGGGTACAGAAACTGAGGAGTAAAGGAAAGGAGTATGACTCGAGGATAAGCAGCCACTGTGGCACAAATTACAGAGAGGGTCCTCTGTCATGAAGTCAAAGCCCTAAAGGACAAAACCTGTCACTTGCTTGTCCTCAAAGCTCCCATCTCTAGTGAGGTTGGTGAAACATCATCACTGCTCTCTCTGCATCATAACTACTTCTCCTCCCACTGCCTATGAATCACTCCTCTTCTATAAGCATTCCCATGCTTAATcaaggaaggaagcagccaACATCACAGGAACACCCACCCTGCCAAGcagactattttctttcttgtttccagCCATAGcccttttccttaaaaagaaaactctgtgtATACTGCAGGAAATTGTATCTAGATTTTGTCTACAGAACAGATAGGCAAGTGAGTGGAATGATAAACTGTTTTATTAATCAAGCACAGAAGTTAACATTTAGACTGAGACATTTAGAGGCTCCTgctttttcattactttcaGTCATATGGAGAACACACCTTGGAAATGGATCCTGGCACGTGAGGTAAGCTGATTAGCTGGATGGCACTGCTTTTGAAGTTAACATCATCCTCTTACACCACACTGGTTATACTGATTTccaaaggggtttttttacaaCACTCAGGGTTGAGAAACATTTTTAGTACAAATAAAGGTATAGCACTGGCTGAAGGCATGCACCCCAATGCAGCAAAATGACCAATAAAACATAACAAATACTGTCAGcgtgaaaggaagaaaaaaccacACATTGCTTAGTTGTGCCTTCTAACACTCTGAGTATAGTCTTTGCTGAAAAATTCataggattttatttcattttggatAGGCTC comes from the Cuculus canorus isolate bCucCan1 chromosome 1, bCucCan1.pri, whole genome shotgun sequence genome and includes:
- the LOC104056374 gene encoding zinc finger protein 501; the encoded protein is MSDNQRGKLHQQSPSRAELHLFPSRKLTGNTLQDANQRRDHKQKLETESEVETPFGEKGGMVPPCGMEAWDREDSGRAHISNVILAGEKPELPVCGNSAIWIQQVVEKTYECPECGKSFSRSSYLSQHQRIHLAEKPFICSECGKSFTRNSDLIKHQRIHTGEKPYQCNECEKTFSQRSNVIRHQRTHTGERHYQCNECGKSFSQNSHLIVHQRSHKGEKPFNCPRCEKSFSDRSSLIIHRRVHTGEKPHKCKECGKHFRDSSAIIRHQRIHTGEKPYECTECGKTFRQSSSLVTHMRTHTGEKPYKCPVCGKSFSQSSALTTHRRIHGGKALPMYHSSLLPNPYQCAKCGRRCSNHSALAKHQTTHAEERPYICVECGDSFCRSSALNVHLRIHSGERPYKCEECGKMFRHSSALGAHLRIHAGAKPYQCGECGKSFRKSSALKVHMKIHVAKKPYKCTVGRRMLTSAIGLEQMFGAGINSSV